Proteins from a genomic interval of Panthera uncia isolate 11264 chromosome C1 unlocalized genomic scaffold, Puncia_PCG_1.0 HiC_scaffold_4, whole genome shotgun sequence:
- the OLFML3 gene encoding olfactomedin-like protein 3 isoform X2: MTQWRCSQRTWAGGHEAGERLAQCQDQSSRHAAELRDFKNKMLPLLEVAEKEREALRTEADTISGRVDRLEREVDYLETQNPALPCVEVDEKVTGGPGIKGKGRRNEKYDMLTDCGYTISQVRSMKILKRFGGPAGLWTKDPMGPTERIYVLDGTQNDTAFVFPRLRDFTLAMAARKASRVRVPFPWVGTGQLVYGGFLYYARRPPGGPGGGGELENTLQLIKFHLANRTVVDSSVFPAEGLIPPYGLTADTYIDLAADEEGLWAVYATREDDRHLCLAKLDPQTLDTEQQWDTPCPRENAEAAFVICGTLYVVYNTRPASRARIQCSFDASGTLTPERAALPYFPRRYGAHASLRYNPRERQLYAWDDGYQIVYKLEMRKKEEEV; this comes from the exons ATGACTCAGTGGCGCTGCTCACAGAGAACATGGGCTGGAGGACACGAAGCGGGG GAACGGCTGGCCCAGTGCCAGGACCAAAGTAGCCGGCATGCTGCTGAGCTGAGGGACTTCAAGAACAAAATGCTGCCGCTGCTGGAGGTGGCCGAGAAGGAGCGAGAGGCGCTCAGAACTGAGGCTGACACCATCTCGGGGAGAGTGGACCGGCTAGAGCGGGAGGTTGACTACCTGGAGACCCAGAACCCAGCGCTACCCTGTGTGGAGGTTGATGAGAAAGTGACCGGAGGCCCTGGGATCAAAGGCAAGGGCAGAAGAAACGAGAAGTACGATATGCTGACAG ACTGTGGCTACACAATCTCTCAGGTGAGATCAATGAAGATCCTGAAGCGGTTCGGTGGCCCTGCTGGTCTGTGGACCAAGGATCCAATGGGGCCAACAGAGAGGATCTACGTGTTAGATGGGACACAGAACGACACGGCCTTCGTCTTCCCGAGGCTGCGGGACTTCACCCTTGCCATGGCCGCCCGGAAAGCTTCCCGGGTCCGGGTGCCCTTCCCCTGGGTAGGCACGGGGCAGCTGGTCTATGGTGGCTTTCTTTATTATGCCCGGAGGCCTCCCGGAGGAcccggagggggaggggagttggAGAACACTTTGCAGCTCATCAAATTCCATCTGGCAAACCGAACGGTGGTGGACAGCTCAGTATTCCCGGCGGAGGGTTTGATCCCCCCGTATGGGCTGACAGCGGACACGTACATTGACCTGGCAGCTGACGAGGAGGGCCTCTGGGCTGTCTATGCCACTCGGGAAGATGACAGGCACTTGTGTCTGGCCAAGTTGGACCCACAGACGCTGGACACAGAGCAGCAGTGGGACACCCCGTGCCCCAGGGAGAATGCCGAGGCCGCCTTCGTCATCTGTGGGACCCTATACGTTGTCTATAACACCCGCCCTGCCAGCCGGGCCCGCATCCAGTGCTCCTTTGATGCCAGTGGCACGCTGACCCCTGAAAGGGCGGCACTCCCTTATTTCCCCCGCCGATACGGTGCCCACGCCAGTCTCCGCTATAACCCCCGGGAGCGCCAGCTCTACGCCTGGGACGACGGCTACCAGATTGTCTATAAGCtggagatgagaaagaaagaggaagaagtctGA
- the OLFML3 gene encoding olfactomedin-like protein 3 isoform X1, which translates to MGPCTPLLILFLLSQLRPLQGQQHHLVEYMERRLAALEERLAQCQDQSSRHAAELRDFKNKMLPLLEVAEKEREALRTEADTISGRVDRLEREVDYLETQNPALPCVEVDEKVTGGPGIKGKGRRNEKYDMLTDCGYTISQVRSMKILKRFGGPAGLWTKDPMGPTERIYVLDGTQNDTAFVFPRLRDFTLAMAARKASRVRVPFPWVGTGQLVYGGFLYYARRPPGGPGGGGELENTLQLIKFHLANRTVVDSSVFPAEGLIPPYGLTADTYIDLAADEEGLWAVYATREDDRHLCLAKLDPQTLDTEQQWDTPCPRENAEAAFVICGTLYVVYNTRPASRARIQCSFDASGTLTPERAALPYFPRRYGAHASLRYNPRERQLYAWDDGYQIVYKLEMRKKEEEV; encoded by the exons ATGGGGCCCTGCACGCCTCTCCTCATCTTGTTCCTTTTGTCACAGCTGCGACCCCTTCAAGGACAGCAGCACCACCTTGTGGAGTACATGGAACGCCGACTAGCCGCCTTAGAG GAACGGCTGGCCCAGTGCCAGGACCAAAGTAGCCGGCATGCTGCTGAGCTGAGGGACTTCAAGAACAAAATGCTGCCGCTGCTGGAGGTGGCCGAGAAGGAGCGAGAGGCGCTCAGAACTGAGGCTGACACCATCTCGGGGAGAGTGGACCGGCTAGAGCGGGAGGTTGACTACCTGGAGACCCAGAACCCAGCGCTACCCTGTGTGGAGGTTGATGAGAAAGTGACCGGAGGCCCTGGGATCAAAGGCAAGGGCAGAAGAAACGAGAAGTACGATATGCTGACAG ACTGTGGCTACACAATCTCTCAGGTGAGATCAATGAAGATCCTGAAGCGGTTCGGTGGCCCTGCTGGTCTGTGGACCAAGGATCCAATGGGGCCAACAGAGAGGATCTACGTGTTAGATGGGACACAGAACGACACGGCCTTCGTCTTCCCGAGGCTGCGGGACTTCACCCTTGCCATGGCCGCCCGGAAAGCTTCCCGGGTCCGGGTGCCCTTCCCCTGGGTAGGCACGGGGCAGCTGGTCTATGGTGGCTTTCTTTATTATGCCCGGAGGCCTCCCGGAGGAcccggagggggaggggagttggAGAACACTTTGCAGCTCATCAAATTCCATCTGGCAAACCGAACGGTGGTGGACAGCTCAGTATTCCCGGCGGAGGGTTTGATCCCCCCGTATGGGCTGACAGCGGACACGTACATTGACCTGGCAGCTGACGAGGAGGGCCTCTGGGCTGTCTATGCCACTCGGGAAGATGACAGGCACTTGTGTCTGGCCAAGTTGGACCCACAGACGCTGGACACAGAGCAGCAGTGGGACACCCCGTGCCCCAGGGAGAATGCCGAGGCCGCCTTCGTCATCTGTGGGACCCTATACGTTGTCTATAACACCCGCCCTGCCAGCCGGGCCCGCATCCAGTGCTCCTTTGATGCCAGTGGCACGCTGACCCCTGAAAGGGCGGCACTCCCTTATTTCCCCCGCCGATACGGTGCCCACGCCAGTCTCCGCTATAACCCCCGGGAGCGCCAGCTCTACGCCTGGGACGACGGCTACCAGATTGTCTATAAGCtggagatgagaaagaaagaggaagaagtctGA